The Acanthochromis polyacanthus isolate Apoly-LR-REF ecotype Palm Island chromosome 17, KAUST_Apoly_ChrSc, whole genome shotgun sequence genome has a window encoding:
- the LOC110948775 gene encoding cilia- and flagella-associated protein 54 isoform X6, protein MDLPATYYGKLDKRNPVISNFKRDINSFVALMGQIASSTEQDNSSYAKGIKILLEIWKKYKHRLPSNLYQEHMLQTADFLFEIKLYQLALWQGYSLHLLQFSSVKITEIIDVDHLMACFFPEGFDADQDTFTMKVLAMQGCALCIFEQEKRHNILSEKGLCKLLRVLNFIRIMMQAFQQHEHLHWQIYKGASNIYTICRFLMMKKYSAQALEYLLWASISLELSIPLMTAKYLPLIITLYCAVCHCYYDNQAEVQAEEFARRALGKINELAKLEEQSGVPTTRETQRAYKEASVKLAAMVFKRAVFDGRRRPKVPLKMKTKHTLKDISNVPWPRTPTERILTGLFDSKAGQFFCILEALWDSTTRTLQMRMADDPEQQDVFSELLSAGISILSGSTDSGEKRCDDNQCLSPIVLTPTSTLLDLAIMGENKVPIMSAVRFIKLLFQYKRQDMFTELAREMQQVLSGVEGQSFRKAERELTLLDSFNILLSSQRSHSREDNRKDDRPKSSFPMSDELIALVDTLHKSVCGSALEVQPDGDLVLDIVLFVWGKVKVVRQKDKLQIPEFTHYRAKWVWCLSKLCEVAFACDIATVDCILTAEMIHTFGTLLENAEEHFNQAKCQDCAADHNDTKLSSLSPLESSSTELFQKVYEVVRKGLEAFAKGSATLMPHDCSAVIDCSFMQKFSLINAPAPSISPTSPEEGNEEDKISMKEKEEIKAKTESDFKDCRQTQPTRMFLLAKDLRLELDIIYHRASLKLLQLNTVTESELLNRIKKNKVSKALFVIQKALLMFKNVELNDSSKTKSLLEEASTLLEKAGLEERKLYMSTIPKTLAENAEKGMRVEENPPPPPILCSRCDHSFTFAPAPYNLAEKVCWYQLCGRVAEGLNWKVRLGDCSLPGTGKMVPAVYGECVLRVEGLEPNQKYVFAVAAYDSEGKLLGNTIGGTTLPVLASLPVPLLAAWAHLAQVAFQTEQYTIAKRACRELWSHYTYPGCGPQSTDDRFATIELRKQALHCSSPHLHQLFLISIFIETEINIQQGSLYCDSFSDNGPFIWEQEARLAECERMLVALDLAMCLNDGSGAVQAVVSCYGLLAPLIFHQITCEPVVQVLVKCLTVLEENSGLLKQKWAGNTSQSFMHMIACITYYLSKALRVLKKHQMAALVMELGCKLLQEVYDAQQQISRFATQTEGARNSGKSKTVGQAAVKGEMKINLQLKALQKKNKTKVVPEVTLAAHNEVSSSLPGCKDPAILYDLISNSTLIDAYQDVMKLKSMAYFTEFAALLLQRTMEEGHIDLVLNWGQSIFELLSRRDTAMRLSTKSVDKSSQSKKQSSIQALKENETPQNKSMPSQEERRKKLKDTMPRSMLRRVRTNREMQAVENLLTRMSSVVQRQKKQLQLRGLCCGERAWRANLNYLLAQAHLAVLYQGLDQLCGGAVHRYSQFPPLFFSLAYSGVLLSRKLHQQLPSKHEVVLESTSLHSSVHDCVTNTHKCRNKKEAVRVEDSATEESGEEDEDCSQTVETHMETSRYTAAFLLDSLNKAALHLRRAMVLAHRGGHWTTLQYVCQTMWDQSCRITLQVQMADQPETPSSITAEQLYTIFTPLLVLATDLIMDMLNKLGLWSLYDSDLTEEELESSLHFSVPLDDSTQVDLRWIHTLALYTLERLHDGGKWESLAHFALLFNSYTRERYSLIVTPLLIHAQRRLLERIGTLGGPAVPQPHHVKTLKATGKEVTFRSYAGCQLLSGWSPQSAQQQLPIHKKAALSNAKSRETAALKGAEIQRSMSLVCVPLDVEDSLSCYRQALEKRAHCLQVFQHSRSLVFLLLAHTQSCFVTQLQPCHSRGLSRSASLVDFRTFVIPTPNLEPCDLMEEDYRTPSAIYSLPISPKHTQTVIASYSTSIKYAQANGHDSLRTLALHEMGNLQFYNGNTRAAHSCWSKAVDCALHSSGAVEKWDGISFEGGSMQESLKQAGIWGCLQAAVLTAKIAQYILTSDISQRTKCCLLSVHLFKCVLCCSMPEPQSDIHYASHSIGDELLLGVDLFSEPNRLHLSTTVTSLNFVCHWLFTTGYCITLLPILALYLHFVGTVCRDVQRTAEGKILKMRVLTELCLFTEAIKEALQLTQGIGVLLPYGHYMSNASLKPLKTFYSNRSLLDNVEVLDELVNCDLAPEIRTLYGPTVCVRFNLARTQLVLALTNSVRGHPIPEEASTASCFVDSEHHEQDRLETEGSCLQTVKPIILTLDAGKEKLTQERIKFLLLEGASSLLESISQQLTSHSCSEVENFELTIEFNLLKANLYLQQDHAALSSEMAISSLVLLQTSPVIVGGSGEQDAKDNSVPNTLHGDYPKAVEARERIGVSLWLRCRVALVHILVADVPGTAALFPGKNMNEEIARLLQEGLSECVLWGDHNTQARLMVEHAQLEALRGRTDDSMAMLQVLCLFSAT, encoded by the exons ATGGACTTACCGGCTACATATTATGGGAAACTGGATAAAAGGAACCCAGTTATTTCAAATTTCAAACGAGACATTAACTCGTTTGTAGCACTAATGGGACAAATAGCTTCTTCGACCGAACAGGACAACAGCTCTTATGCTAAAGG GATTAAGATCCTGCTGGAGATATGGAAGAAGTACAAGCATCGTCTTCCTTCAAACTTATACCAGGAGCACATGCTGCAGactgcagattttctttttgaaataaaG TTGTACCAGCTGGCACTGTGGCAGGGCTACAGTCTCCACCTgttgcagttcagctcagtgaaAATAACTGAGATCATAGATGTGGACCACTTAATGGCCTGCTtctttcctgaaggttttgatgCAGACCAAGATACCTTTACCATGAAG GTTCTTGCGATGCAGGGCTGTGCCTTGTGTATATTTGAGCAGGAAAAAAGGCACAATATCCTCAGCGAGAAGGGGCTTTGCAAACTGCTGCGTGTGCTGAACTTCATTAGGATCATGATGCAGGCCTTTCAGCAACACGAACACCTCCACTGGCAAATATATAAGG GTGCATCAAACATTTACACCATCTGCCGCTTCTTGATGATGAAGAAGTACAGCGCACAG GCACTGGAGTACCTTCTGTGGGCGAGCATCAGTTTAGAATTGTCCATCCCTCTGATGACAGCCAAGTATCTGCCGTTGATCATCACACTCTACTGTGCCGTCTGCCACTGTTACTATGACAACCAGGCTGAGGTGCAGGCAGAG GAATTTGCCAGAAGAGCCCTTGGAAAAATCAATGAGCTTGCAAAGCTGGAGGAGCAGAGTGGAGTTCCTACCACCAGAGAGACTCAGAGAGCTTACAAAGAGGCTTCTGTCAAG CTGGCCGCTATGGTATTTAAGCGAGCAGTGTTTGATGGCAGAAGGAGACCCAAAGTcccactgaaaatgaaaaccaaacacACCCTGAAGGACATATCCAAT GTGCCATGGCCTCGTACTCCAACAGAGCGCATTCTTACAGGCCTGTTTGACAGCAAGGCAGGACAATTTTTTTGTATTCTGGAGGCTCTTTGGGACAGCACCACGCGCACTCTACAGATGAGAATGGCAGATGACCCAGAACAGCAGGACGTGTTCTCAGAACTCCTGTCTGCTGGCATTAGTATATTATCTG GATCAACAGATTCTGGTGAGAAAAGGTGTGACGATAACCAGTGCCTGTCTCCTATTGTGCTGACGCCAACTTCAACTCTATTGGATTTAGCCATTATGG GAGAAAACAAAGTGCCCATCATGTCAGCTGTGAGGTTCATCAAGCTGTTGTTTCAATACAAGCGACAGGATATGTTCACTGAACTTGCTCGAGAAATGCAGCAGGTTTTGTCT GGTGTGGAAGGGCAGTCATTCAGGAAGGCAGAACGAGAGCTTACTTTGCTAGACAGTTTCAACATTCTGCTGTCTTCCCAGAGGAGCCATTCAAGAGAGGACAACAGGAAAGATG ACAGACCAAAGTCTTCATTCCCAATGAGTGATGAGCTCATCGCGCTGGTAGATACCTTGCACAAGTCTGTCTGTGGATCTGCTCTG gaGGTGCAGCCAGATGGGGACCTAGTATTGgatattgtgttgtttgtgtgggGTAAGGTGAAGGTGGTGAGACAGAAAGATAAGCTGCAAATCCCAGAGTTTACACACTATCGAGCGAAG TGGGTGTGGTGCCTGTCTAAGCTGTGTGAGGTGGCCTTTGCTTGTGACATAGCAACAGTTGACTGTATATTAACAGCAGAGATGATTCACACATTTGGGACACTACTAGAAAATGCAGAAGAACATTTTAATCAAGCAAAATGTCAAG ATTGTGCGGCAGACCATAATGATACGAAGCTAAGCTCTTTGTCTCCTCTTGAG AGTTCAAGTACAGAGCTGTTTCAGAAGGTATATGAGGTGGTGAGGAAGGGTCTTGAAGCTTTTGCCAAGGGTTCAGCTACACTGATGCCACATGACTGCTCAGCAGTCATTGATTGTTCCTTCATGCAG AAATTTAGTCTGATCAATGCCCCAGCCCCTTCCATATCTCCAACATCACCAGAAGAGGGAAATGAAGAAGATAAAATAAGtatgaaggaaaaagaagaaatcaaaGCAAAGACAGAATCAGATTTTAAGGACTGTCGACAGACTCAGCCCACACGCATGTTTCTGCTTGCCAAAGACCTTCGTTTAGAGCTAGACATCATCTACCACAGGGCATCCCTCAAGTTACTGCAGCTAAATACAG TTACCGAGTCTGAACTGTTGAATCGGATCAAGAAGAACAAAGTGTCCAAAGCACTCTTCGTGATCCAGAAAGCCTTACTGATGTTCAAAAACGTGGAGCTAaatgacagcagcaaaaccaaAAGTCTGCTAGAG GAGGCTTCCACCCTTTTAGAAAAAGCAGGGCTAGAAGAGAGAAAACTGTATATGTCCACCATTCCTAAGACTCTGgctgaaaatgcagaaaaaggaATGAGGGTCGAAGAAAACCCTCCACCTCCCCCCATTCTATGCTCACGCTGTGACCACTCCTTCACCTTTGCCCCAGCACCTTATAACTTGGCGGAAAAA GTGTGCTGGTACCAGCTTTGTGGTCGAGTAGCTGAGGGCCTTAACTGGAAAGTCCGCCTTGGAGACTGCAGTCTGCCAGGAACTGGAAAAATG GTACCAGCAGTGTATGGAGAATGTGTGCTGAGGGTGGAAGGGCTGGAGCCCAATCAGAAGTACGTGTTTGCTGTTGCAGCATACGACAGCGAAGGCAAGCTACTAGGCAACACAATAGGAGGGACAACATTACCAGTGTTGGCATCCCTACCTGTACCTCTCCTCGCTGCATGGGCTCACTTGGCTCAG gtGGCATTTCAAACGGAGCAATACACCATAGCAAAGAGGGCCTGCAGGGAATTGTGGAGCCACTATACATACCCTGGCTGTGGGCCCCAGAGCACAGATGATAGATTTGCTACAATAGA GTTGCGTAAACAAGCCCTGCACTGCTCCTCTCCTCACCTACATCAGTTGTTCCTCATCTCCATCTTCATTGAGACAGAGATCAACATTCAGCAGGGATCGCTCTATTGTGACTCATTTAGTGACAATGGACCATTTATCTGGGAACAG GAAGCCAGACTGGCAGAATGTGAGCGAATGCTGGTGGCCTTGGACTTAGCAATGTGTTTGAATGATGGTAGCGGTGCTGTGCAAGCTGTAGTTAGTTGCTATGGCCTCTTGGCACCTCTGATCTTCCATCAAATCACCTGTGAACCTGTGGTGCAA GTGCTAGTGAAATGCTTGACCGTTTTGGAGGAGAATTCAGGTCTTCTCAAACAAAAATGGGCCGGAAACACTTCACAGTCATTCATGCACATGATAGCTTGCATCACCTACTATCTGtcaaag GCTTTACGTGTCCTCAAGAAGCATCAGATGGCTGCTTTGGTCATGGAGTTGGGTTGCAAGCTACTCCAGGAGGTCTATGATGCCCAGCAGCAAATAAGTAGATTTGCCACCCAAACTGAGGGTGCAAGAAACAGTGGaaaa tctaAGACAGTAGGTCAAGCTGCAGTAAAGGGTGAAATGAAGATTAATCTTCAGTTAAAGGCACTGCAAaagaagaacaagacaaaagTCGTACCAGAAGTAACTCTAGCCGCACACAATG AGGTTTCATCGTCATTGCCTGGCTGCAAGGATCCTGCCATACTGTATGACCTGATCTCTAACAGCACATTAATTGATGCCTATCAAGATG TGATGAAGCTCAAGTCCATGGCATATTTTACTGAGTTTGCAGCGCTGCTGCTTCAGAGAACCATGGAAGAAGGCCACATAGACCTTGTGTTAAACTGGGGTCAAAGCATTTTTGAATTGCTTTCCAG GCGTGACACGGCCATGCGACTATCAACAAAATCTGTGGATAAAAGCAGTCAGAGTAAAAAGCAAAGTAGTATTCAGGCTCTGAAGGAAAATGAAACACCCCAG AACAAGAGCATGCCTTcacaagaagaaagaagaaagaaactgaaGGACACAATGCCACGCAGCATGCTCCGGAGAGTGAGAACTAACAG ggagATGCAGGCTGTAGAGAACCTGCTAACCAGAATGTCGTCTGTGGTGCAGCGACAGAAGAAGCAGCTTCAACTGCGGGGATTGTGCTGTGGGGAGAGAGCCTGGAGAGCTAATCTGAACTACCTTTTGGCTCAGGCACATTTAGCAGTGCTTTATCAGGGCCTGGACCAGCTGTGTGGTGGAGCTGTGCACAG GTACAGCCAGTTCCCtcccttgtttttttctctggcCTACTCCGGTGTCCTTTTGTCGAGGAAGTTACACCAACAGCTGCCTTCTAAACACGAAGTTGTCTTGGAGAGCACCTCCTTGCACTCCAGTGTCCATGATTGTGTGACGAATACACACAAATGCAGGAACAAAAAGGAGG CAGTCCGAGTTGAAGACTCTGCCACAGAGGAGAGTggtgaggaggatgaagacTGCTCTCAAACTGTGGAAACACATATGGAGACGTCGAGATACACTGCTGCCTTTCTCCTGGATTCACTTAACAAAGCTGCTCTACATCTTCGGAGGGCCATG gTGTTGGCCCATCGTGGTGGTCACTGGACCACTTTGCAGTATGTGTGTCAGACCATGTGGGACCAAAGTTGCAGAATCACTCTCCAAGTACAGATGGCTGATCAGCCTGAAACTCCCTCCTCCATCACAGCAGAGCAGTTGTACACCATCTTTACCCCGCTGCTGGTGCTGGCTACTGACCTCATTATGGATATGTTGAACAAACTAGGG cTGTGGAGTTTGTATGACAGTGACTTGACTGAGGAGGAACTCGAGTCCAGTCTCCACTTCTCAGTGCCACTAGATGACAGCACCCAGGTGGACCTGCGTTGGATTCACACATTGGCGTTGTACACTCTGGAGCGGCTCCATGATGGTGGCAAATGGGAAAGCCTGGCCCACTTTGCCTTACTTTTCAATTCATACACAAG GGAACGTTACTCCTTGATTGTAACTCCTCTGCTCATTCATGCTCAGAGGAGACTGCTTGAACGAATTGGTACTCTTGGAGGACCTGCAGTACCACAACCACACCATGTTAAGACACTGAAAGCCACTGGCAAGGAG GTAACTTTCAGAAGTTATGCAGGCTGCCAGCTGCTCAGTGGGTGGAGCCCTCAGTCTGCGCAGCAGCAACTGCCTATTCACAAAAAAGCAGCACTCTCAAACGCTAAATCTCGAGAAACAGCTGCATTGAAAG GTGCCGAGATACAACGCTCCATGTCCCTTGTGTGCGTGCCTCTGGATGTGGAAGACTCACTGAGCTGTTATCGGCAAGCTCTTGAGAAAAGAGCTCATTGTCTTCAGGTCTTCCAGCATAGTCGCTCATTAGTTTTTCTGCTCctggcacacacacagtcct gcTTTGTGACACAGTTGCAGCCCTGTCACAGCAGAGGTCTCAGCCGTTCAGCAAGCCTGGTGGATTTCAGGACCTTTGTTATACCCACTCCAAACCTCGAGCCTTGTGACCTGATGGAGGAGGACTACAGAACTCCAAGTGCTATCTACAGCCTCCCTATCAGCCCTAAACACACGCAGACTGTCATTGCTTCATACTCCACTTCCATAA AGTATGCCCAGGCTAACGGTCACGACTCTCTCAGAACTTTGGCATTGCATGAAATGGGAAACCTACAGTTCTACAATGGAAACACGCG CGCAGCACACTCCTGCTGGAGTAAAGCTGTAGATTGTGCCTTGCACAGCTCAGGTGCTGTAGAAAAATGGGATGGTATTTCCTTTGAGGGTGGATCTATGCAGGAATCCTTAAAACAGGCTGGCATTTGGGGATGTCTACAGGCTGCTGTGCTCACTGCTAAGATAGCACA GTATATCTTAACCTCTGATATCAGCCAACGGACCAAGTGCTGTCTCCTATCTGTTCACCTCTTTAAG TGTGTGCTGTGTTGCTCCATGCCTGAACCCCAGTCCGACATCCATTATGCGTCCCACAGTATTGGAGATGAACTGCTCCTTGGAGTTGACCTTTTTTCTGAACCAAACAGACTTCACCTCAGCACTACTGTAACAAGTCTTAACTTTGTTTGCCACTGGCTTTTCACCACAGGCTACTGCATTACG CTGCTGCCCATACTAGCTCTTTACCTACATTTTGTGGGGACTGTGTGCCGAGATGTACAACGTACTGCTGAGGGCAAAATACTAAAG ATGCGTGTCCTCACTGAACTGTGTCTGTTCACTGAAGCTATAAAGGAGGCACTTCAGCTCACACAAGGGATAGGTGTCCTTCTGCCATATGGACATTACATGTCCAACGCCAGTCTGAAA CCTTTGAAGACATTCTACAGCAACAGGTCTCTACTGGACAATGTGGAG GTTTTGGACGAACTTGTAAACTGTGATTTAGCTCCAGAGATCCGCACTCTGTATGGACCCACAGTGTGTGTCAGATTCAACCTAGCTCGTACTCAGCTAGTCCTGGCACTGACAAACTCCGTACGTGGCCATCCCATTCCAG AAGAAGCCAGCACAGCAAGTTGTTTCGTGGACTCAGAACACCACGAGCAGGACAGATTGGAGACTGAGGGCTCTTGCCTACAGACGGTGAAGCCAATAATTCTCACTCTTGATGCTGGAAAGGAGAAATTAACCCAAGAAAGAATCAAG TTCCTGTTGCTTGAAGGAGCATCTTCCTTGTTAGAATCCATTTCGCAGCAGCTCACATCTCATTCCTGTAGTGAAGTGGAGAACTTCGAACTGACAATAGAATTCAATCTTCTAAAAGCAAACCTCTACCTACAGCAAGACCATGCTGCTCTTAG CTCGGAGATGGCAATTTCATCTCTGGTGTTGCTGCAGACATCTCCTGTGATTGTTGGAGGATCCGGCGAACAG GATGCCAAAGATAACAGTGTGCCAAACACCCTGCATGGAGACTATCCCAAAGCTGTTGAGGCAAGGGAGAGAATTGGAGTTTCTCTGTGGCTGCGCTGCCGCGTTGCTCTGGTCCACATCCTGGTTGCTGATGTGCCTGGCACTGCTGCTCTTTTCCCAG GTAAGAACATGAACGAGGAGATAGCTCGGTTGTTGCAGGAGGGTCTCAGTGAATGTGTTCTATGGGGAGACCACAATACTCAAGCCCGACTGATGGTCGAACATGCACAACTGGAAGCATTGAGAGGCAGGACTGATGACAGCATGGCAATGCTGCAG GTATTATGCCTTTTTTCagcaacatga